One Aphelocoma coerulescens isolate FSJ_1873_10779 chromosome 6, UR_Acoe_1.0, whole genome shotgun sequence DNA window includes the following coding sequences:
- the MMRN2 gene encoding multimerin-2 isoform X1, which translates to MLAKLLLVCSTIGLAKLVEHTAHHGYRDGSMHSLKPRVHETSAHPQRAPLPHQEEGYWEAEGLREDTQDYPSSVVPSHQEERGDFEAASPQPRNGNWCSFTQSRLVTYIEACMKEKYIVNSQQPCLNGAPDCQKIMYRSALKPVYQVKQKVLKSLQWKCCPGFIGKDCEQRDPNFILVPETETEGQEEEFSNHMSTSVDSRELFEVIQNHEALLDDLQSDIHQAASTLGDLQRLFENNGTSMVLEVNQSNSDHQWRLLQQVLFPHVENFLRRHFNPMWASFNRSLQNLSNIVRNLSHDVEANKKSIERFQESTVPKKEFQELGTKFESKIQENTVKVDQVKRDIEDQVHMQQANIHYNLSMIKADTDTKLKKLHKIQQTHFLALNNSIANMKQEQNLLENKLEALKKNLTELSSHYGPKDENSQLTSRQISEILSGHAKQLKELYMESDVAFQNIEVLERWFKELKKNISKYRPEDLTITLAEKSVIMEENNAAMERQISELNYTLSNLQENYSDLLRYMEECNCQRIPSDTDVLEEDPRNSTYSLEDTQSKDMKHVESVFRDLFKSEIEELSSAIPSIHLSLNLRQEENRQLQSQVTAFSEDIGLLKKKDEEIHRHIKYLNSSFSSLLKDAMRHEEALEALLRHEFLDVFFEDDFSSLIPSVFQLQESLRHFSDKLQEQNVTLESLMRRFHPLERGHQNNHDAHVPPKHPKQETQTSSTLQEVSSERSIIEDMEPNYEAVKDDSLDSSAYNDIMTLKNDIKHLSLAIKRHESRGDTTLCCNHTIANAIEPLNVSVETLSADLATIKRNLEEHLLTFKKLFGSNEELVASNISLDVIKIQSMLNRKGRRQQKGQDKQRDKKRPEKHRENTQKTGRNTVQTELVEKDSLVAFHVGFSERKDKEKTVRFNETYLNYGNSYFSEQGHFKAPHKGVYLFIISVEFSSGPALGQLSFSRGYKRTLSSSQRKTPHGNTMTTFAMAEMEKGETVCFELLQGSVVKRSPPGTTMGGFLISKT; encoded by the exons GAACTGGTGTTCCTTCACGCAGTCCCGGCTGGTCACATACATAGAAGCCTGCATGAAGGAGAAGTACATTGTCAACTCCCAACAGCCCTGTCTGAATGGAGCCCCAGATTGCCAGAAGATCAT GTACAGGTCAGCTCTGAAGCCAGTCTACCAAGTGAAACAGAAGGTTTTGAAGTCTTTGCAGTGGAAATGCTGCCCTGGATTTATTGGCAAGGACTGTGAACAGCGTG ATCCTAATTTTATTCTGGTGCCAGAAACTGAAActgaaggacaagaagaagAGTTCTCAAACCACA TGTCAACATCAGTGGATTCAAGAGAATTGTTCGAAGTCATTCAAAATCATGAGGCTTTACTGGATGATCTTCAAAGTGATATTCATCAAGCAGCCAGCACCTTAGGTGACTTACAGAGACTATTTGAAAACAACGGTACAAGCATGGTGTTAGAAGTGAACCAGAGCAATTCAG ATCATCAGTGGAGGCTTCTGCAGCAAGTTTTGTTTCCTCATGTGGAGAATTTTCTAAGGAGACATTTTAACCCAATGTGGGCAAGCTTCAACAGAAGCTTACAGAACCTGTCCAACATAGTAAGAAACCTGTCCCATGATGTGGAAGCCAACAAGAAAAGCATAGAAAGATTCCAAGAGAGCACTGTGCCCAAAAAGGAATTTCAGGAGCTGGGAACTAAATTTGAAtcaaaaatccaagaaaacaCAGTGAAAGTTGATCAGGTGAAAAGAGATATAGAGGACCAAGTGCACATGCAGCAGGCCAATATTCACTATAATCTCAGCATGATCAAGGCAGATACTGACACAAAACTCAAGAAGCTTCATAAGATACAGCAGACCCATTTCTTAGCTTTGAACAACAGCATAGCAAACATGAAACAAGAGCAAAACCTTCTTGAAAATAAATTGgaggctttgaaaaaaaatttaacagaACTTTCTTCACATTATGGTCCCAAAGATGAAAACAGCCAATTAACCAGCAGACAAATAAGTGAAATTCTGTCAGGCCATGCAAAGCAGCTTAAAGAACTTTACATGGAATCAGACGTGGCCTTTCAGAATATTGAAGTTTTAGAGAGGTGGTTTAAGGAGTTAAAGAAAAACATCTCCAAGTACAGGCCAGAAGATCTTACAATAACTTTAGCTGAGAAATCAGTTATTATGGAAGAGAACAATGCAGCAATGGAAAGGCAGATATCAGAGCTCAATTACACTCTTTCAAACCTTCAGGAAAACTATTCAGATCTACTGCGGTACATGGAGGAATGCAATTGTCAGAGAATACCTTCTGATACTGATGTACTGGAGGAAGATCCACGGAATAGCACTTATTCCCTTGAAGATACCCAGTCAAAGGATATGAAGCATGTAGAGTCAGTTTTTAGAGATCTCTTCAAGAGTGAAATTGAAGAGCTCTCCTCAGCTATTCCATCCATTCATCTGTCTCTTAACCTCCGTCAAGAAGAGAACAGACAGCTTCAGTCCCAGGTTACAGCTTTTTCAGAAGACATTGGCTTGTTGAAGAAGAAAGATGAAGAAATTCATCGACACATCAAGTATCTCAACAGTTCTTTTAGCTCTCTTTTGAAAGATGCAATGCGGCACGAAGAAGCACTGGAGGCTTTACTGAGACACGAATTCTTGGATGTCTTTTTTGAAGATGATTTTAGTAGCCTAATACCATCAGTATTTCAGCTGCAAGAATCTCTCAGACACTTCTCAGATAAACTGCAAGAACAAAATGTGACGCTAGAATCTCTTATGAGGAGATTTCATCCCTTGGAGAGAGGTCACCAGAATAATCACGATGCTCACGTGCCTCCTAAGCACCCcaagcaggaaacacaaacctcCTCTACTCTACAAGAAGTCAGCAGTGAACGCAGCATCATAGAAGACATGGAACCTAACTATGAGGCTGTCAAGGATGACTCCTTGGATAGCTCAGCTTATAATGATATCATGACTCTGAAGAATGATATCAAACACCTGAGCCTGGCAATCAAGAGGCATGAATCCAGAGGTGACACAACTCTCTGCTGCAATCATACAATAGCAAATGCAATTGAGCCACTCAACGTTTCCGTAGAAACTCTCTCTGCAGATTTAGCAACCATCAAGCGGAATCTGGAGGAACATCTGTTGacttttaaaaagctgtttggAAGTAATGAAGAATTAGTTGCCTCAAATATAAGTCTGGATGTTATAAAGATTCAGTCAATGCTGAAcagaaaagggagaaggcaACAGAAGGGTCAAGACAAGCAAAGAGACAAGAAAAGGCCTGAGaagcacagagaaaatacacaaaaaactGGGAGAAATACGGTGCAGACAGAACTTGTGGAAAAAG actcATTGGTGGCATTCCATGTGGGATTCTCAGAAAGAAAGGATAAAGAAAAAACCGTGAGGTTTAATGAAACGTACCTCAATTATGGAAACAGCTATTTCTCTGAGCAGGGCCACTTTAAGGCACCACACAAAGGTGTCTACCTGTTCATCATCTCTGTGGAGTTCAGCTCAGGACCAGCACTGGGACAACTCTCCTTCAGCCGTGGGTACAAAAGAACACTCTCGAGCAGTCAGAGGAAAACCCCACACGGAAACACCATGACTACTTTTGCTATGGCAGAAATGGAGAAGGGGGAGACAGTGTGCTTTGAATTGCTGCAGGGCTCTGTAGTGAAAAGAAGCCCACCTGGGACAACTATGGGTGGATTTCTAATATCTAAAACTTGA
- the MMRN2 gene encoding multimerin-2 isoform X2, producing the protein MLAKLLLVCSTIGLAKLVEHTAHHGYRDGSMHSLKPRVHETSAHPQRAPLPHQEEGYWEAEGLREDTQDYPSSVVPSHQEERGDFEAASPQPRNGNWCSFTQSRLVTYIEACMKEKYIVNSQQPCLNGAPDCQKIMYRSALKPVYQVKQKVLKSLQWKCCPGFIGKDCEQRVSTSVDSRELFEVIQNHEALLDDLQSDIHQAASTLGDLQRLFENNGTSMVLEVNQSNSDHQWRLLQQVLFPHVENFLRRHFNPMWASFNRSLQNLSNIVRNLSHDVEANKKSIERFQESTVPKKEFQELGTKFESKIQENTVKVDQVKRDIEDQVHMQQANIHYNLSMIKADTDTKLKKLHKIQQTHFLALNNSIANMKQEQNLLENKLEALKKNLTELSSHYGPKDENSQLTSRQISEILSGHAKQLKELYMESDVAFQNIEVLERWFKELKKNISKYRPEDLTITLAEKSVIMEENNAAMERQISELNYTLSNLQENYSDLLRYMEECNCQRIPSDTDVLEEDPRNSTYSLEDTQSKDMKHVESVFRDLFKSEIEELSSAIPSIHLSLNLRQEENRQLQSQVTAFSEDIGLLKKKDEEIHRHIKYLNSSFSSLLKDAMRHEEALEALLRHEFLDVFFEDDFSSLIPSVFQLQESLRHFSDKLQEQNVTLESLMRRFHPLERGHQNNHDAHVPPKHPKQETQTSSTLQEVSSERSIIEDMEPNYEAVKDDSLDSSAYNDIMTLKNDIKHLSLAIKRHESRGDTTLCCNHTIANAIEPLNVSVETLSADLATIKRNLEEHLLTFKKLFGSNEELVASNISLDVIKIQSMLNRKGRRQQKGQDKQRDKKRPEKHRENTQKTGRNTVQTELVEKDSLVAFHVGFSERKDKEKTVRFNETYLNYGNSYFSEQGHFKAPHKGVYLFIISVEFSSGPALGQLSFSRGYKRTLSSSQRKTPHGNTMTTFAMAEMEKGETVCFELLQGSVVKRSPPGTTMGGFLISKT; encoded by the exons GAACTGGTGTTCCTTCACGCAGTCCCGGCTGGTCACATACATAGAAGCCTGCATGAAGGAGAAGTACATTGTCAACTCCCAACAGCCCTGTCTGAATGGAGCCCCAGATTGCCAGAAGATCAT GTACAGGTCAGCTCTGAAGCCAGTCTACCAAGTGAAACAGAAGGTTTTGAAGTCTTTGCAGTGGAAATGCTGCCCTGGATTTATTGGCAAGGACTGTGAACAGCGTG TGTCAACATCAGTGGATTCAAGAGAATTGTTCGAAGTCATTCAAAATCATGAGGCTTTACTGGATGATCTTCAAAGTGATATTCATCAAGCAGCCAGCACCTTAGGTGACTTACAGAGACTATTTGAAAACAACGGTACAAGCATGGTGTTAGAAGTGAACCAGAGCAATTCAG ATCATCAGTGGAGGCTTCTGCAGCAAGTTTTGTTTCCTCATGTGGAGAATTTTCTAAGGAGACATTTTAACCCAATGTGGGCAAGCTTCAACAGAAGCTTACAGAACCTGTCCAACATAGTAAGAAACCTGTCCCATGATGTGGAAGCCAACAAGAAAAGCATAGAAAGATTCCAAGAGAGCACTGTGCCCAAAAAGGAATTTCAGGAGCTGGGAACTAAATTTGAAtcaaaaatccaagaaaacaCAGTGAAAGTTGATCAGGTGAAAAGAGATATAGAGGACCAAGTGCACATGCAGCAGGCCAATATTCACTATAATCTCAGCATGATCAAGGCAGATACTGACACAAAACTCAAGAAGCTTCATAAGATACAGCAGACCCATTTCTTAGCTTTGAACAACAGCATAGCAAACATGAAACAAGAGCAAAACCTTCTTGAAAATAAATTGgaggctttgaaaaaaaatttaacagaACTTTCTTCACATTATGGTCCCAAAGATGAAAACAGCCAATTAACCAGCAGACAAATAAGTGAAATTCTGTCAGGCCATGCAAAGCAGCTTAAAGAACTTTACATGGAATCAGACGTGGCCTTTCAGAATATTGAAGTTTTAGAGAGGTGGTTTAAGGAGTTAAAGAAAAACATCTCCAAGTACAGGCCAGAAGATCTTACAATAACTTTAGCTGAGAAATCAGTTATTATGGAAGAGAACAATGCAGCAATGGAAAGGCAGATATCAGAGCTCAATTACACTCTTTCAAACCTTCAGGAAAACTATTCAGATCTACTGCGGTACATGGAGGAATGCAATTGTCAGAGAATACCTTCTGATACTGATGTACTGGAGGAAGATCCACGGAATAGCACTTATTCCCTTGAAGATACCCAGTCAAAGGATATGAAGCATGTAGAGTCAGTTTTTAGAGATCTCTTCAAGAGTGAAATTGAAGAGCTCTCCTCAGCTATTCCATCCATTCATCTGTCTCTTAACCTCCGTCAAGAAGAGAACAGACAGCTTCAGTCCCAGGTTACAGCTTTTTCAGAAGACATTGGCTTGTTGAAGAAGAAAGATGAAGAAATTCATCGACACATCAAGTATCTCAACAGTTCTTTTAGCTCTCTTTTGAAAGATGCAATGCGGCACGAAGAAGCACTGGAGGCTTTACTGAGACACGAATTCTTGGATGTCTTTTTTGAAGATGATTTTAGTAGCCTAATACCATCAGTATTTCAGCTGCAAGAATCTCTCAGACACTTCTCAGATAAACTGCAAGAACAAAATGTGACGCTAGAATCTCTTATGAGGAGATTTCATCCCTTGGAGAGAGGTCACCAGAATAATCACGATGCTCACGTGCCTCCTAAGCACCCcaagcaggaaacacaaacctcCTCTACTCTACAAGAAGTCAGCAGTGAACGCAGCATCATAGAAGACATGGAACCTAACTATGAGGCTGTCAAGGATGACTCCTTGGATAGCTCAGCTTATAATGATATCATGACTCTGAAGAATGATATCAAACACCTGAGCCTGGCAATCAAGAGGCATGAATCCAGAGGTGACACAACTCTCTGCTGCAATCATACAATAGCAAATGCAATTGAGCCACTCAACGTTTCCGTAGAAACTCTCTCTGCAGATTTAGCAACCATCAAGCGGAATCTGGAGGAACATCTGTTGacttttaaaaagctgtttggAAGTAATGAAGAATTAGTTGCCTCAAATATAAGTCTGGATGTTATAAAGATTCAGTCAATGCTGAAcagaaaagggagaaggcaACAGAAGGGTCAAGACAAGCAAAGAGACAAGAAAAGGCCTGAGaagcacagagaaaatacacaaaaaactGGGAGAAATACGGTGCAGACAGAACTTGTGGAAAAAG actcATTGGTGGCATTCCATGTGGGATTCTCAGAAAGAAAGGATAAAGAAAAAACCGTGAGGTTTAATGAAACGTACCTCAATTATGGAAACAGCTATTTCTCTGAGCAGGGCCACTTTAAGGCACCACACAAAGGTGTCTACCTGTTCATCATCTCTGTGGAGTTCAGCTCAGGACCAGCACTGGGACAACTCTCCTTCAGCCGTGGGTACAAAAGAACACTCTCGAGCAGTCAGAGGAAAACCCCACACGGAAACACCATGACTACTTTTGCTATGGCAGAAATGGAGAAGGGGGAGACAGTGTGCTTTGAATTGCTGCAGGGCTCTGTAGTGAAAAGAAGCCCACCTGGGACAACTATGGGTGGATTTCTAATATCTAAAACTTGA
- the MMRN2 gene encoding multimerin-2 isoform X3 yields the protein MLAKLLLVCSTIGLAKLVEHTAHHGYRDGSMHSLKPRVHETSAHPQRAPLPHQEEGYWEAEGLREDTQDYPSSVVPSHQEERGDFEAASPQPRNGNWCSFTQSRLVTYIEACMKEKYIVNSQQPCLNGAPDCQKIMYRSALKPVYQVKQKVLKSLQWKCCPGFIGKDCEQRDPNFILVPETETEGQEEEFSNHNHQWRLLQQVLFPHVENFLRRHFNPMWASFNRSLQNLSNIVRNLSHDVEANKKSIERFQESTVPKKEFQELGTKFESKIQENTVKVDQVKRDIEDQVHMQQANIHYNLSMIKADTDTKLKKLHKIQQTHFLALNNSIANMKQEQNLLENKLEALKKNLTELSSHYGPKDENSQLTSRQISEILSGHAKQLKELYMESDVAFQNIEVLERWFKELKKNISKYRPEDLTITLAEKSVIMEENNAAMERQISELNYTLSNLQENYSDLLRYMEECNCQRIPSDTDVLEEDPRNSTYSLEDTQSKDMKHVESVFRDLFKSEIEELSSAIPSIHLSLNLRQEENRQLQSQVTAFSEDIGLLKKKDEEIHRHIKYLNSSFSSLLKDAMRHEEALEALLRHEFLDVFFEDDFSSLIPSVFQLQESLRHFSDKLQEQNVTLESLMRRFHPLERGHQNNHDAHVPPKHPKQETQTSSTLQEVSSERSIIEDMEPNYEAVKDDSLDSSAYNDIMTLKNDIKHLSLAIKRHESRGDTTLCCNHTIANAIEPLNVSVETLSADLATIKRNLEEHLLTFKKLFGSNEELVASNISLDVIKIQSMLNRKGRRQQKGQDKQRDKKRPEKHRENTQKTGRNTVQTELVEKDSLVAFHVGFSERKDKEKTVRFNETYLNYGNSYFSEQGHFKAPHKGVYLFIISVEFSSGPALGQLSFSRGYKRTLSSSQRKTPHGNTMTTFAMAEMEKGETVCFELLQGSVVKRSPPGTTMGGFLISKT from the exons GAACTGGTGTTCCTTCACGCAGTCCCGGCTGGTCACATACATAGAAGCCTGCATGAAGGAGAAGTACATTGTCAACTCCCAACAGCCCTGTCTGAATGGAGCCCCAGATTGCCAGAAGATCAT GTACAGGTCAGCTCTGAAGCCAGTCTACCAAGTGAAACAGAAGGTTTTGAAGTCTTTGCAGTGGAAATGCTGCCCTGGATTTATTGGCAAGGACTGTGAACAGCGTG ATCCTAATTTTATTCTGGTGCCAGAAACTGAAActgaaggacaagaagaagAGTTCTCAAACCACA ATCATCAGTGGAGGCTTCTGCAGCAAGTTTTGTTTCCTCATGTGGAGAATTTTCTAAGGAGACATTTTAACCCAATGTGGGCAAGCTTCAACAGAAGCTTACAGAACCTGTCCAACATAGTAAGAAACCTGTCCCATGATGTGGAAGCCAACAAGAAAAGCATAGAAAGATTCCAAGAGAGCACTGTGCCCAAAAAGGAATTTCAGGAGCTGGGAACTAAATTTGAAtcaaaaatccaagaaaacaCAGTGAAAGTTGATCAGGTGAAAAGAGATATAGAGGACCAAGTGCACATGCAGCAGGCCAATATTCACTATAATCTCAGCATGATCAAGGCAGATACTGACACAAAACTCAAGAAGCTTCATAAGATACAGCAGACCCATTTCTTAGCTTTGAACAACAGCATAGCAAACATGAAACAAGAGCAAAACCTTCTTGAAAATAAATTGgaggctttgaaaaaaaatttaacagaACTTTCTTCACATTATGGTCCCAAAGATGAAAACAGCCAATTAACCAGCAGACAAATAAGTGAAATTCTGTCAGGCCATGCAAAGCAGCTTAAAGAACTTTACATGGAATCAGACGTGGCCTTTCAGAATATTGAAGTTTTAGAGAGGTGGTTTAAGGAGTTAAAGAAAAACATCTCCAAGTACAGGCCAGAAGATCTTACAATAACTTTAGCTGAGAAATCAGTTATTATGGAAGAGAACAATGCAGCAATGGAAAGGCAGATATCAGAGCTCAATTACACTCTTTCAAACCTTCAGGAAAACTATTCAGATCTACTGCGGTACATGGAGGAATGCAATTGTCAGAGAATACCTTCTGATACTGATGTACTGGAGGAAGATCCACGGAATAGCACTTATTCCCTTGAAGATACCCAGTCAAAGGATATGAAGCATGTAGAGTCAGTTTTTAGAGATCTCTTCAAGAGTGAAATTGAAGAGCTCTCCTCAGCTATTCCATCCATTCATCTGTCTCTTAACCTCCGTCAAGAAGAGAACAGACAGCTTCAGTCCCAGGTTACAGCTTTTTCAGAAGACATTGGCTTGTTGAAGAAGAAAGATGAAGAAATTCATCGACACATCAAGTATCTCAACAGTTCTTTTAGCTCTCTTTTGAAAGATGCAATGCGGCACGAAGAAGCACTGGAGGCTTTACTGAGACACGAATTCTTGGATGTCTTTTTTGAAGATGATTTTAGTAGCCTAATACCATCAGTATTTCAGCTGCAAGAATCTCTCAGACACTTCTCAGATAAACTGCAAGAACAAAATGTGACGCTAGAATCTCTTATGAGGAGATTTCATCCCTTGGAGAGAGGTCACCAGAATAATCACGATGCTCACGTGCCTCCTAAGCACCCcaagcaggaaacacaaacctcCTCTACTCTACAAGAAGTCAGCAGTGAACGCAGCATCATAGAAGACATGGAACCTAACTATGAGGCTGTCAAGGATGACTCCTTGGATAGCTCAGCTTATAATGATATCATGACTCTGAAGAATGATATCAAACACCTGAGCCTGGCAATCAAGAGGCATGAATCCAGAGGTGACACAACTCTCTGCTGCAATCATACAATAGCAAATGCAATTGAGCCACTCAACGTTTCCGTAGAAACTCTCTCTGCAGATTTAGCAACCATCAAGCGGAATCTGGAGGAACATCTGTTGacttttaaaaagctgtttggAAGTAATGAAGAATTAGTTGCCTCAAATATAAGTCTGGATGTTATAAAGATTCAGTCAATGCTGAAcagaaaagggagaaggcaACAGAAGGGTCAAGACAAGCAAAGAGACAAGAAAAGGCCTGAGaagcacagagaaaatacacaaaaaactGGGAGAAATACGGTGCAGACAGAACTTGTGGAAAAAG actcATTGGTGGCATTCCATGTGGGATTCTCAGAAAGAAAGGATAAAGAAAAAACCGTGAGGTTTAATGAAACGTACCTCAATTATGGAAACAGCTATTTCTCTGAGCAGGGCCACTTTAAGGCACCACACAAAGGTGTCTACCTGTTCATCATCTCTGTGGAGTTCAGCTCAGGACCAGCACTGGGACAACTCTCCTTCAGCCGTGGGTACAAAAGAACACTCTCGAGCAGTCAGAGGAAAACCCCACACGGAAACACCATGACTACTTTTGCTATGGCAGAAATGGAGAAGGGGGAGACAGTGTGCTTTGAATTGCTGCAGGGCTCTGTAGTGAAAAGAAGCCCACCTGGGACAACTATGGGTGGATTTCTAATATCTAAAACTTGA